The Rhododendron vialii isolate Sample 1 chromosome 6a, ASM3025357v1 genome includes a window with the following:
- the LOC131331375 gene encoding chaperone protein dnaJ 49-like, with translation MEENSTNVAEAERLLRISEKLLQGRDFNGSRDFAILAQEADPFLDGTDQILAVADVLIASERRINNHRDWYAILQLDRRSDDLDLIKKQYRRLALLLHPDKNKFPFADAAFRLVADSWAVFSDPRRKSLYDNELSILGKVDLVGSRSDGGFQQQKLPVRRGGGSGGGGGDDDDVEEVASSSFWTVCPYCYNLYEYARVYEDCCLRCQNCQRAFHGVTIPTLPPLVAGREAYHCCWSFFPVPSAIANSQGVKKAAVTVTDRQPQPRSVFSNTGAGGMSGGGSDGFVDFSQGNDQAQKKRGRPRKNVHPW, from the coding sequence atggaggaaaactCGACCAACGTAGCCGAAGCCGAACGCCTCCTCCGAATCTCCGAGAAGCTCCTGCAGGGCCGGGACTTCAACGGGTCCAGGGACTTCGCGATCCTGGCCCAGGAGGCCGACCCGTTCCTCGACGGCACCGACCAGATCCTCGCCGTCGCCGACGTTTTGATAGCGTCGGAGAGGCGGATCAACAACCACCGCGACTGGTACGCCATCCTCCAGCTCGATCGGCGCTCCGACGACCTCGATCTCATCAAGAAGCAGTACCGCCGGCTcgccctcctcctccaccccgaCAAGAACAAATTCCCCTTCGCCGACGCCGCGTTCCGTCTCGTCGCCGATTCCTGGGCAGTCTTTTCGGACCCGCGAAGGAAATCGCTGTACGATAACGAACTCAGCATACTCGGAAAGGTCGATCTCGTCGGCTCGAGGAGCGACGGGGGATTTCAGCAGCAGAAGTTGCCGGTGAGACGCGGCGGAGGTAGCGGCGGCGGGGGcggagacgacgacgacgtcGAGGAGGTGGCGTCGTCGAGCTTCTGGACGGTTTGCCCGTACTGTTACAACCTGTACGAGTACGCTAGGGTTTACGAGGACTGTTGCCTGAGGTGTCAGAACTGCCAGAGGGCGTTTCACGGCGTCACGATCCCGACGTTACCGCCGCTGGTGGCGGGGAGGGAGGCGTACCACTGCTGCTGGAGCTTCTTCCCGGTGCCGTCCGCGATCGCGAATTCGCAGGGCGTGAAAAAGGCGGCCGTGACGGTCACCGATCGGCAGCCACAGCCGCGGTCGGTGTTTTCGAACACCGGGGCGGGCGGAATGAGTGGCGGCGGCAGTGATGGGTTTGTAGATTTTTCGCAGGGAAATGATCAGGCACAGAAGAAGAGGGGTAGGCCTAGGAAAAATGTACATCCTTGGTAG
- the LOC131331376 gene encoding PWWP domain-containing protein 4-like, which translates to MKRKRHSANGSYADKEDGGGAACNQTSKEVVLGDLIWVSLHGSSWWPAQVFDDNAVSRRNKPRKRSTGEVLVRLYGSYKYMYVDPIKCRSEFDNILKQKNGNYSEIFEKALEQDLGRLRSGRGNTKKGSTSQEPIERRMKVMQRLGLTALSGSLFRQNGHIDPDLLPCS; encoded by the exons ATGAAAAGAAAACGTCATTCTGCAAACGGAAGTTATGCTGACAAGGAAGATGGGGGTGGGGCTGCATGTAATCAAACAAGTAAGGAAGTCGTCTTAGGGGATCTAATATGGGTTAGTCTTCATGGATCATCATGGTGGCCTGCACAG GTCTTTGATGATAATGCTGTGAGTCGGAGAAACAAACCGAGAAAAAGATCAACTGGAGAAGTTCTTGTTCGACTATACGGAAGCTATAAATA CATGTATGTGGATCCTATAAAATGTCGCTCAGAGTTCGACAAC ATTCTCAAGCAAAAAAATGGCAACTATAGTGAAATATTTGAGAAAGCTCTTGAGCAG GATCTTGGTCGTCTTAGATCTGGGAGAGGAAACACAAAGAAGGGATCCACATCGCAAGAACCGATTGAAAGAAGAATGAAAGTTATGCAACGACTTGGTCTGACTGCTCTTTCTGGATCTTTGTTCCGTCAGAATGGGCACATTGATCCAGACTTGTTGCCCTGCAGTTAA